The following are encoded in a window of Mycobacteroides chelonae CCUG 47445 genomic DNA:
- the recF gene encoding DNA replication/repair protein RecF (All proteins in this family for which functions are known are DNA-binding proteins that assist the filamentation of RecA onto DNA for the initiation of recombination or recombinational repair.) produces MYVRQLGLRDFRSWERVDLELEPGRTVFVGPNGYGKTNIVEALWYSSTLGSHRVATDAPLVRSGAERAVVSTIVVNDGRELAIDLEIAAGRANKARINRSPVRSPREIVGILHAVLFAPEDLSLVRGDPSDRRRFLDDLLIQRRPRMAGVRADYDKVLRQRTALLKTAGAALRQRNDQSVLDTLDVWNGHLVAHGTELLSARIELVGELRPLVEKSYQLLAPASRLADIAYRSSVEGVEGELSVERLAEALYAGLAAKRSAEIERGVCLVGPHRDDLELRLGDGPAKGFASHGESWSFALALRLAAFDLLRSDGTDPLLMLDDVFAELDGARRRSLATVAANAEQVLVTAAVPDDVPEELSARTVTVDIQEDPSGRKSVAHE; encoded by the coding sequence GTGTACGTACGACAGCTGGGATTGCGGGACTTCCGGTCATGGGAACGAGTTGACCTGGAGCTCGAACCCGGTCGCACCGTATTCGTCGGTCCCAACGGCTATGGCAAGACCAATATTGTTGAGGCCCTTTGGTATTCGTCGACTTTGGGATCGCACCGAGTTGCCACCGACGCTCCGCTGGTACGCAGCGGTGCCGAGAGGGCGGTGGTGTCGACCATCGTCGTCAACGACGGTCGGGAACTGGCGATCGATCTGGAGATCGCGGCTGGGCGGGCGAACAAGGCCCGGATAAACCGCTCCCCGGTGCGCAGCCCGCGGGAGATCGTTGGAATTCTGCATGCGGTGCTTTTTGCACCCGAGGATCTGTCCTTGGTGCGCGGCGATCCGTCTGATCGACGCCGTTTTCTTGACGACCTGCTGATTCAGCGCCGTCCCCGGATGGCTGGCGTGCGTGCCGACTACGACAAGGTGCTCCGGCAGCGCACCGCGCTACTCAAGACCGCGGGTGCGGCGTTGAGACAGCGGAATGATCAGAGTGTGCTGGACACCCTCGACGTGTGGAACGGGCATTTGGTGGCGCACGGCACCGAGTTACTTTCTGCGCGTATCGAATTGGTGGGCGAGCTACGGCCACTGGTAGAAAAGTCGTACCAGCTTCTGGCGCCCGCATCGCGGCTGGCCGATATCGCGTACCGCAGTAGCGTCGAGGGTGTCGAAGGAGAACTTTCGGTGGAACGCCTGGCGGAAGCGCTGTACGCCGGGCTGGCTGCGAAGCGGTCCGCGGAGATTGAACGCGGAGTCTGCCTGGTGGGACCGCACCGAGACGATCTGGAGTTACGGCTCGGCGACGGGCCGGCGAAAGGCTTCGCCAGTCACGGGGAATCGTGGTCTTTCGCCTTGGCTCTGCGGCTAGCGGCCTTTGACCTGCTCCGTTCCGACGGGACCGACCCCCTCCTCATGCTGGACGATGTGTTCGCAGAACTCGATGGCGCCAGGCGGCGGTCGTTGGCCACTGTCGCGGCCAACGCGGAGCAAGTACTGGTGACCGCCGCGGTCCCCGACGATGTTCCCGAGGAATTGTCGGCACGCACGGTTACCGTCGACATACAGGAAGATCCTTCGGGACGAAAGTCGGTGGCACATGAGTGA
- a CDS encoding DUF721 family protein has translation MSEEEAWPPEHLAGVTGMDLVRRVLEEARGAAKQQGKDIGRGGRSPQQRRRVAGGRRTWSGPGPDARDPQLLGRAAGDLANRRGWSSRVSEGAVFGRWEAVVGEQIAAHATPTALNEGVLTVSAESTAWATQLRLVQAQLLAKIAAAVGDGVVTSLKISGPTAPSWRKGPRHIAGRGPRDTYG, from the coding sequence ATGAGTGAGGAAGAGGCCTGGCCGCCGGAGCATCTAGCCGGAGTCACAGGGATGGATCTGGTGCGGCGGGTGCTCGAAGAGGCACGTGGCGCGGCCAAGCAGCAAGGTAAAGATATCGGCAGAGGCGGCAGATCCCCGCAGCAGCGCCGACGGGTCGCGGGAGGGCGCCGCACCTGGTCAGGTCCGGGCCCGGATGCGCGTGATCCGCAGCTGCTGGGTAGGGCCGCAGGAGATCTGGCCAACAGGCGGGGCTGGTCCTCGCGAGTCTCCGAGGGTGCGGTGTTTGGCCGGTGGGAGGCCGTCGTGGGCGAGCAGATTGCCGCACATGCGACCCCGACCGCCCTGAACGAGGGCGTGCTGACGGTGTCGGCGGAGTCCACGGCCTGGGCTACGCAGCTGCGGCTGGTGCAGGCACAGCTGCTAGCGAAGATCGCGGCGGCGGTGGGAGACGGTGTGGTGACGAGTTTGAAGATCTCCGGGCCGACCGCGCCCTCCTGGCGTAAGGGTCCCCGACATATCGCCGGACGGGGTCCGCGCGATACCTACGGCTGA
- the gnd gene encoding phosphogluconate dehydrogenase (NAD(+)-dependent, decarboxylating) yields the protein MQLGLVGLGKMGFNMRDRLRAGGHEVIGYDPRPEVTDVPSLKGLADALETPRVVWVMVPSGPITQQTIAELAEELSEGDLVIDGGNSRFTEDQPNADLLAAKGIGYIDAGVSGGVWGKENGYGLMVGGSDADVARALPIFDTLRPEGDREDGFVHAGPVGAGHYAKMIHNGIEYGLMHAYAEGYELLAAEPLITDVQAVLQAWTKGTVVRSWLLDLLAKALKEDPGFDAISGYTEDSGEGRWTVEEAINHRVPAPVIAASLFARFASRQEDSPAMKAVSALRNQFGGHAVKRVGLSG from the coding sequence ATGCAGCTGGGTTTGGTTGGACTGGGCAAGATGGGTTTCAACATGCGCGACCGGCTGCGCGCCGGTGGGCATGAGGTCATCGGATACGACCCGCGCCCGGAGGTCACCGATGTGCCGTCGCTTAAAGGGCTGGCCGATGCCTTAGAGACTCCTCGTGTGGTGTGGGTGATGGTGCCATCGGGGCCGATTACCCAACAGACGATCGCAGAGCTTGCCGAGGAATTGTCCGAAGGCGACCTCGTGATCGACGGCGGTAACTCAAGGTTCACCGAAGATCAGCCGAACGCAGATCTGTTGGCCGCCAAGGGGATCGGATACATCGACGCGGGTGTATCCGGCGGGGTGTGGGGCAAGGAGAACGGTTACGGACTGATGGTCGGCGGCAGTGACGCCGATGTGGCGCGGGCGTTGCCCATCTTTGACACGCTGCGGCCTGAGGGTGATCGCGAGGACGGCTTCGTACATGCCGGCCCGGTGGGCGCGGGGCACTACGCCAAGATGATTCACAACGGTATCGAGTATGGCCTCATGCATGCCTATGCCGAAGGGTACGAGCTGCTGGCGGCCGAACCGCTGATCACCGATGTGCAGGCCGTGCTGCAGGCCTGGACCAAGGGCACCGTGGTGCGGTCATGGCTGCTGGATCTACTGGCCAAGGCTTTGAAGGAAGATCCTGGCTTCGACGCGATTTCCGGATACACCGAAGACTCCGGAGAGGGACGCTGGACCGTAGAAGAGGCTATTAATCATCGGGTGCCCGCGCCGGTCATCGCTGCGTCGTTGTTCGCGAGATTTGCTTCGCGGCAGGAAGATTCACCCGCAATGAAGGCCGTCTCGGCCTTGCGTAACCAGTTCGGCGGCCACGCGGTCAAGCGCGTCGGTCTCTCCGGCTAA
- the dnaA gene encoding chromosomal replication initiator protein DnaA, with amino-acid sequence MTDELNSQFTAVWNTVVAELNGDDNQYLSSFPPLTPQQRAWLTLVKPLTMAEGFALLSVPSSFVQNEIERHLRGPIVEALSRRLGENVELGVRIAAPAPGEDLEVAGPTPELELDEVDETTEALASAHESWPSYFINRPGGADKAETPDTSLNARYTFESFVIGASNRFSHAAAVAVSEAPARAYNPLFIWGESGLGKTHLLHAAGNYAQRLFPGMRVKYVSTEEFTNDFINSLRDDRRVAFKRSYRDIDVLLVDDIQFIEGKEGIQEEFFHTFNTLHNANKQIVISSDRPPKGLATLEDRLRTRFEWGLITDVQPPELETRIAILRKKAQMDRLDVPDDVLELIASRIERNIRELEGALIRVTAFASLNKSPIELSLAEIVLRDLIPDSNSIQISAATIMAVTAEYFDTTVEELRGPGKTRALAQARQIAMYLCRELTDLSLPKIGQTFGRDHTTVMYADKKVRGEMAQRREVFDHVKELTARIRQRSRH; translated from the coding sequence AGTTTTCCGCCACTCACCCCTCAGCAGCGCGCCTGGCTCACATTGGTCAAGCCACTCACCATGGCCGAAGGTTTCGCACTGCTTTCCGTGCCGTCCAGCTTCGTGCAAAACGAGATCGAACGGCATCTGCGCGGACCCATCGTGGAGGCCCTTTCACGTCGCCTCGGCGAGAACGTCGAACTGGGTGTGCGCATCGCGGCACCGGCTCCTGGCGAAGATTTGGAAGTCGCCGGCCCCACGCCCGAGCTCGAGCTCGACGAGGTCGACGAGACCACCGAGGCGCTTGCTAGCGCACACGAATCGTGGCCGTCGTACTTCATCAACCGTCCGGGCGGGGCCGACAAGGCCGAGACTCCTGACACGAGCCTCAATGCGCGCTATACCTTCGAATCTTTCGTCATCGGCGCATCCAACCGGTTCTCGCACGCAGCCGCCGTCGCAGTTTCCGAAGCTCCGGCCCGCGCGTACAACCCCTTGTTCATCTGGGGTGAATCCGGGTTGGGTAAGACGCATCTACTGCACGCCGCCGGGAACTACGCCCAGCGCCTGTTTCCCGGTATGCGCGTCAAGTACGTCTCCACCGAAGAATTCACCAACGACTTCATCAATTCTTTGCGCGATGACCGTCGGGTCGCGTTCAAACGCAGCTACCGCGACATCGATGTTCTCCTGGTCGACGACATCCAGTTCATCGAGGGCAAGGAAGGTATCCAGGAGGAGTTCTTCCACACCTTCAACACCCTGCACAACGCCAACAAGCAGATCGTGATCTCCTCCGACCGGCCGCCGAAGGGCCTGGCCACTCTTGAGGACCGGCTGCGCACCCGCTTTGAGTGGGGCCTCATTACCGATGTTCAGCCCCCCGAACTGGAAACGCGGATCGCGATCCTGCGCAAGAAGGCACAGATGGACCGGCTGGACGTCCCCGATGACGTCTTGGAGCTGATCGCAAGCCGGATCGAACGCAATATCCGGGAACTTGAAGGTGCGCTCATCCGGGTGACAGCGTTCGCCTCTCTGAACAAGTCCCCCATCGAGCTGTCGCTGGCCGAGATTGTGCTGCGCGACCTCATCCCCGACTCAAACTCCATTCAGATCAGCGCCGCCACGATCATGGCGGTCACCGCGGAGTACTTCGATACCACCGTGGAAGAGCTTCGTGGCCCCGGCAAGACACGGGCGCTCGCGCAAGCACGCCAGATCGCCATGTACCTCTGCCGCGAACTCACGGACCTCTCGCTACCCAAGATCGGCCAAACGTTTGGACGCGACCACACCACCGTCATGTATGCCGACAAGAAGGTTCGTGGCGAAATGGCTCAGCGGCGTGAGGTTTTCGATCACGTCAAGGAACTCACCGCCCGGATCCGCCAGCGTTCCCGGCACTGA
- the dnaN gene encoding DNA polymerase III subunit beta, whose amino-acid sequence MDLASPTAADTSLKFRVARDDFADSVAWVARSLPSRPTVPVLAGVLLTAHDTGLTLSGFDYEVSAQVQVPAEVAASGSALVSGRLLSDITRSLPNKPVDVALEGTRLLISCGSAKFSLPSMPVEDYPALPSLPEETGALGSEVFSEAIGQVAVAAGKDDTLPMLTGIRVEINGDTVVLAATDRFRLAVRELKWTSGSSETSAAVLVPAKTLSEAAKSASSGSDVQLALGAGSAIGSEGLLGIVSNGKRSTTRLLDAEFPKFRQLLPTEHTALATIGIAELVEAIKRVALVADRGAQIRLEFEPGLLRLSAGADDVGRAEEELEVDFVGEPLTIAFNPTYLTDGLGSLHSNRVTFGFTTPSRPAVLRPAEDDQSSPEGPGPFTAAQTDYVYLLMPVRLPG is encoded by the coding sequence ATGGATCTTGCGAGCCCCACTGCCGCAGACACCAGCCTGAAGTTCAGGGTCGCGCGCGACGACTTCGCCGATTCGGTGGCGTGGGTTGCGCGGAGTCTGCCCTCGCGGCCGACGGTTCCGGTCTTGGCAGGTGTGCTGCTGACCGCGCATGACACAGGTCTGACCCTCTCGGGCTTCGATTACGAGGTTTCCGCGCAAGTGCAGGTGCCGGCGGAGGTCGCCGCCTCCGGTAGTGCGCTGGTGTCGGGCCGACTTCTTTCGGACATCACTCGGTCGTTGCCCAACAAGCCTGTCGATGTGGCCTTGGAGGGCACCCGCCTGCTGATCAGCTGCGGAAGCGCGAAGTTCTCGCTGCCGAGCATGCCGGTCGAGGATTACCCCGCCTTGCCCTCGCTGCCGGAGGAGACCGGTGCTCTGGGTTCGGAGGTGTTCTCCGAGGCGATCGGTCAGGTCGCTGTTGCCGCGGGCAAGGACGACACGCTTCCGATGCTGACGGGTATCCGTGTTGAAATCAACGGCGACACAGTGGTTTTGGCGGCAACAGACCGCTTTCGTCTGGCCGTTCGTGAGCTGAAGTGGACGTCCGGATCTAGTGAGACCAGCGCCGCGGTCTTGGTTCCGGCTAAGACGCTGTCCGAGGCGGCAAAGTCTGCGTCCAGCGGATCAGACGTGCAGCTCGCGCTGGGAGCGGGTTCGGCGATCGGATCCGAAGGTCTGTTGGGCATCGTCAGTAACGGCAAGCGCAGTACCACCCGTCTGCTGGACGCCGAGTTCCCCAAGTTCCGTCAGTTGCTGCCGACGGAGCACACCGCGTTGGCGACGATTGGTATCGCGGAGTTGGTGGAAGCCATCAAACGTGTTGCGCTGGTTGCCGATCGTGGAGCGCAGATCCGGTTGGAGTTCGAGCCGGGACTGCTGCGGTTGTCGGCAGGTGCCGATGATGTGGGCCGTGCCGAGGAAGAGCTCGAAGTGGATTTCGTCGGTGAACCGCTGACCATCGCCTTCAATCCGACGTACTTGACCGATGGTCTGGGGTCGCTGCACTCAAATCGGGTGACTTTCGGCTTCACCACTCCCAGCCGTCCGGCGGTACTGCGTCCGGCGGAAGACGATCAAAGCTCGCCAGAAGGTCCCGGGCCGTTTACGGCAGCGCAAACTGACTATGTCTATCTATTGATGCCGGTGCGCCTGCCCGGCTAG
- the gyrB gene encoding DNA topoisomerase (ATP-hydrolyzing) subunit B yields the protein MAAPKKSAKSEYSADSITILEGLEAVRKRPGMYIGSTGERGLHHLIWEVVDNSVDEAMAGYATTVEVTMLEDGGIQVKDDGRGIPVAMHASGIPTVDVVMTQLHAGGKFDSDSYAVSGGLHGVGISVVNALSTKVELEILRDGHEWQQVYTASVPGTLQQGAATKKTGTTVRFWADPEIFETTTYDFETVARRLQEQAFLNKGLTIKLTDERVSNADVTDEVVSDTAEAPKTAEEQAAESAAPHKVKNRVFHYPDGLVDFVKHINRTKSAIHTTIVDFSGKGEGHEVEIAMQWNAGYSESVHTFANTINTHEGGTHEEGFRAALTTVVNKYAKEKKLLKEKDTNLTGDDIREGLAAVISVKVGEPQFEGQTKTKLGNTEVKSFVQKVCNEQLQHWFDSNPADAKTVVNKAVSSAQARIAARKARELVRRKSATDIGGLPGKLADCRSTDPSKSELYVVEGDSAGGSAKSGRDSMFQAILPLRGKIINVEKARIDRVLKNTEVQAIITALGTGIHDEFDIAKLRYHKIVLMADADVDGQHISTLLLTLLFRFMRPLVEHGHIFLAQPPLYKLKWQRSQPEFAYSDRERDGLMEAGLKAGKKINKDDGIQRYKGLGEMDAKELWETTMDPSVRVLRQVTLDDAAAADELFSILMGEDVEARRSFITRNARDVRFLDV from the coding sequence GTGGCTGCGCCGAAGAAGAGTGCCAAGAGCGAATACAGTGCCGACTCGATCACCATCCTAGAGGGGCTCGAAGCGGTCCGGAAACGCCCCGGCATGTACATCGGGTCCACGGGTGAACGCGGTCTGCACCATCTGATCTGGGAAGTTGTCGACAACTCCGTTGATGAGGCGATGGCCGGCTATGCCACCACCGTCGAGGTGACGATGCTTGAGGATGGCGGCATCCAGGTCAAGGACGACGGCCGCGGTATCCCGGTGGCCATGCACGCCTCCGGCATACCCACCGTTGACGTCGTCATGACCCAGCTGCACGCCGGCGGCAAGTTCGACTCGGATTCCTATGCGGTGTCGGGCGGTCTGCATGGCGTGGGTATCTCGGTGGTGAACGCGCTCTCGACCAAGGTCGAGCTGGAGATCCTGCGCGATGGTCACGAGTGGCAGCAGGTGTACACGGCCTCAGTGCCGGGCACATTGCAGCAGGGCGCGGCCACCAAGAAGACGGGCACCACGGTCCGATTCTGGGCGGACCCGGAGATCTTCGAAACCACGACATACGACTTCGAGACGGTCGCCAGGCGTCTGCAGGAGCAGGCCTTCCTCAACAAGGGCCTGACCATCAAGCTCACCGACGAGCGTGTGAGCAACGCCGACGTGACCGACGAGGTGGTCAGCGACACCGCCGAGGCGCCTAAGACCGCTGAAGAGCAGGCCGCCGAATCGGCTGCGCCGCATAAGGTTAAGAACCGCGTCTTCCACTATCCCGATGGCCTGGTCGACTTCGTCAAGCACATCAACCGCACCAAATCAGCGATCCACACCACCATCGTCGACTTCTCCGGAAAGGGTGAAGGACACGAGGTCGAGATCGCGATGCAGTGGAACGCAGGCTACTCCGAATCGGTGCACACCTTCGCCAACACCATCAATACCCACGAGGGCGGCACGCACGAAGAGGGATTCCGCGCGGCGCTCACGACGGTGGTCAACAAGTACGCCAAGGAGAAGAAGCTTCTCAAGGAGAAGGACACCAACCTCACCGGCGATGACATCCGTGAGGGACTCGCGGCGGTCATCTCGGTAAAGGTCGGCGAACCTCAGTTCGAGGGTCAAACCAAGACCAAGCTGGGCAACACCGAGGTCAAGTCGTTTGTGCAGAAGGTGTGCAACGAGCAGCTGCAGCACTGGTTCGACTCGAACCCCGCCGACGCAAAAACTGTTGTGAACAAGGCGGTTTCGTCGGCACAGGCGCGGATCGCGGCGCGTAAGGCGCGTGAGCTGGTCCGCCGCAAGAGCGCCACCGACATCGGTGGGCTGCCCGGCAAGTTGGCCGACTGCCGCTCCACCGATCCGTCGAAGTCGGAACTATATGTGGTGGAGGGTGACTCGGCCGGTGGTTCGGCCAAGAGCGGCCGTGACTCGATGTTCCAGGCGATCCTGCCGCTGCGCGGCAAGATCATCAACGTTGAAAAGGCCCGTATCGACCGGGTTTTGAAGAACACAGAAGTCCAGGCGATCATCACCGCGTTGGGCACGGGTATTCACGACGAGTTCGACATCGCCAAGCTGCGGTATCACAAGATCGTGCTGATGGCCGACGCCGACGTTGACGGACAACACATTTCGACGTTGCTGCTGACGTTGTTGTTCCGTTTCATGCGCCCGCTGGTGGAGCACGGCCACATCTTCCTGGCGCAGCCGCCGCTGTACAAGCTCAAGTGGCAGCGCAGCCAGCCGGAGTTCGCATACTCCGACCGTGAGCGCGACGGGCTGATGGAGGCCGGGCTCAAGGCCGGCAAGAAGATCAACAAGGACGACGGCATCCAGCGTTACAAGGGTCTTGGTGAGATGGACGCCAAGGAGCTGTGGGAGACCACCATGGATCCGTCCGTGCGTGTACTGCGCCAAGTGACGCTCGACGACGCCGCCGCGGCCGACGAGCTGTTCTCGATTCTGATGGGCGAGGACGTGGAGGCGCGCCGCAGCTTCATCACCCGAAACGCCAGGGACGTGCGCTTCCTCGACGTGTAG